One window of Athalia rosae chromosome 4, iyAthRosa1.1, whole genome shotgun sequence genomic DNA carries:
- the LOC105684446 gene encoding neuropeptide-like 1 isoform X1 — protein MGSSVRSYLITLLLYVSVVNEISLPAVTCQDEEGDRCLPRKTFFALLRLPEVSPNLAAYSRTARIIQDAKNRNEIVNLKTLSSEDNEDAEICLPVGVYLDLFSDPALRGHLTAIGRALKMLEDPTTRTYLTNEDLEAEADEELNSEKRSIATLAKNGDLPISIQDKGDEEEEEEKRSLTTLVRDGSLSRDDLEALLGYVEMEKRNIAALARDYALPNGKRNVASLARDFALPTTNSAGGKRNVAALARDFALPSGKRNVASLARDFALPPSGKRNIAALARDYALPSGKRNIAALARDYSLPYGKRYLDIFSRGSAPRFQPYPGDKRNLAALVRNGDLPMINYKRNVAALAREWTLPTQNRYGRSLDTIEAKAELGNREGRQRETSIEGDAFGYRDKARKIEGEDANERKLEALAGSNRSASKHGDSKDSRKDKSKGQSPGKKVVNGKRPKRQIDFSNEYPLPFMQKTNVPDYEEMIEALTGEYPNTEKRFMEVPPLEMNADNDEVFYVSPPVKKHIGALARQGWLPSFRTARFSRSPRYLVNRENSADGTTADDPTNPSARSLGFRHPSNRYSRSQHVTFGDCRHGFKRFFLVPAVDKQLLLHKLYTTPRNL, from the exons GTGACATGTCAGGACGAAGAGGGGGACCGATGCCTGCCACGTAAAACTTTCTTCGCTCTTCTGCGTCTTCCGGAAGTCAGTCCGAATCTGGCGGCTTATTCCCGAACGGCTCGCATAATTCAGGACGCTAAAAACCGCAACGAGATCGTTAATCTGAAGACGTTGAGCTCCGAGGACAACGAAGACGCCGAGATTTGCCTCCCGGTCGGGGTCTACCTCGATCTTTTCAGCGATCCGGCGCTCCGTGGACACCTCACGGCGATCGGAAGGGCCCTGAAAATGTTGGAGGATCCGACGACCCGCACTTACCTCACCAACGAGGACCTCGAGGCCGAGGCCGATGAGGAATTAAATTCGGAAAAGCGTAGCATTGCGACTCTTGCTAAAAACGGCGATCTTCCGATATCGATTCAAGACAAAGGcgacgaggaagaagaggaggaaaagaggagCCTCACCACTCTCGTGCGAGATGGTTCTCTCAGCAGAGACGACCTCGAGGCGTTACTGGGCTACGTCGAAATGGAAAAGAGGAACATCGCCGCGTTGGCCAGGGATTACGCGCTTCCGAACGGTAAACGTAACGTCGCCAGTCTTGCCAGGGACTTCGCTCTTCCGACGACAAATTCTGCCGGGGGTAAAAGAAACGTGGCGGCTTTGGCTCGTGATTTCGCTCTTCCTTCGGGAAAGAGGAACGTCGCCAGCCTGGCCAGGGACTTTGCCCTTCCTCCTTCGGGAAAGAGGAACATAGCCGCCCTTGCGAGGGACTACGCCCTCCCCTCGGGGAAGAGGAACATCGCCGCACTCGCGAGGGACTACAGTCTGCCCTACGGAAAACGGTATTTGGACATTTTTTCGCGAGGAAGCGCGCCTCGTTTCCAACCTTACCCGGGCGACAAAAGGAATCTCGCCGCTCTCGTGAGGAACGGTGATCTCCCCATGATTAATTACAAGCGCAACGTCGCGGCTTTAGCTAGAGAATGGACTCTGCCAACGCAGAATAGGTACGGAAGGTCACTCGATACCATCGAGGCGAAGGCGGAACTGGGTAACCGCGAAGGTAGACAGCGGGAAACGTCGATCGAAGGGGACGCGTTCGGATATCGCGACAAAGCTCGGAAAATCGAAGGTGAGGATGCCAACGAGAGGAAGCTAGAGGCTCTGGCAGGTTCCAATAGATCGGCATCGAAACATGGAGATTCCAAGGATTCTAGAAAGGACAAATCCAAGGGTCAATCGCCGGGGAAAAAAGTGGTCAACGGCAAAAGGCCGAAGCGacaaatcgatttttcgaacgagtaTCCTCTTCCATTTATGCAGAAAACCAACGTACCCGATTACGAGGAAATGATAGAGGCGCTGACCGGTGAATATCCGAACACGGAGAAGAGATTCATGG AGGTACCGCCGTTGGAGATGAACGCCGATAACGACGAAGTATTCTACGTCTCACCGCCGGTGAAGAAGCACATCGGGGCCCTGGCTCGCCAGGGGTGGCTACCTTCGTTCAGAACCGCGAGGTTTTCCCGGTCCCCGCGGTACCTGGTGAACAG GGAGAATTCCGCAGATGGGACCACGGCCGACGACCCCACCAACCCGTCGGCTCGGTCGTTAGGATTCCGACACCCTTCAAACCGCTATTCCCGGTCTCAGCATGTAACATTCGGGGATTGCCGGCATggtttcaaaagatttttcctTGTACCGGCCGTCGACAAACAACTTCTCTTACACAAACTTTACACAACTCCAAGAAATCTATAG
- the LOC105684446 gene encoding neuropeptide-like 1 isoform X2: MGSSVRSYLITLLLYVSVVNEISLPAVTCQDEEGDRCLPRKTFFALLRLPEVSPNLAAYSRTARIIQDAKNRNEIVNLKTLSSEDNEDAEICLPVGVYLDLFSDPALRGHLTAIGRALKMLEDPTTRTYLTNEDLEAEADEELNSEKRSIATLAKNGDLPISIQDKGDEEEEEEKRSLTTLVRDGSLSRDDLEALLGYVEMEKRNIAALARDYALPNGKRNVASLARDFALPTTNSAGGKRNVAALARDFALPSGKRNVASLARDFALPPSGKRNIAALARDYALPSGKRNIAALARDYSLPYGKRYLDIFSRGSAPRFQPYPGDKRNLAALVRNGDLPMINYKRNVAALAREWTLPTQNRYGRSLDTIEAKAELGNREGRQRETSIEGDAFGYRDKARKIEGEDANERKLEALAGSNRSASKHGDSKDSRKDKSKGQSPGKKVVNGKRPKRQIDFSNEYPLPFMQKTNVPDYEEMIEALTGEYPNTEKRFMGRIPQMGPRPTTPPTRRLGR, translated from the exons GTGACATGTCAGGACGAAGAGGGGGACCGATGCCTGCCACGTAAAACTTTCTTCGCTCTTCTGCGTCTTCCGGAAGTCAGTCCGAATCTGGCGGCTTATTCCCGAACGGCTCGCATAATTCAGGACGCTAAAAACCGCAACGAGATCGTTAATCTGAAGACGTTGAGCTCCGAGGACAACGAAGACGCCGAGATTTGCCTCCCGGTCGGGGTCTACCTCGATCTTTTCAGCGATCCGGCGCTCCGTGGACACCTCACGGCGATCGGAAGGGCCCTGAAAATGTTGGAGGATCCGACGACCCGCACTTACCTCACCAACGAGGACCTCGAGGCCGAGGCCGATGAGGAATTAAATTCGGAAAAGCGTAGCATTGCGACTCTTGCTAAAAACGGCGATCTTCCGATATCGATTCAAGACAAAGGcgacgaggaagaagaggaggaaaagaggagCCTCACCACTCTCGTGCGAGATGGTTCTCTCAGCAGAGACGACCTCGAGGCGTTACTGGGCTACGTCGAAATGGAAAAGAGGAACATCGCCGCGTTGGCCAGGGATTACGCGCTTCCGAACGGTAAACGTAACGTCGCCAGTCTTGCCAGGGACTTCGCTCTTCCGACGACAAATTCTGCCGGGGGTAAAAGAAACGTGGCGGCTTTGGCTCGTGATTTCGCTCTTCCTTCGGGAAAGAGGAACGTCGCCAGCCTGGCCAGGGACTTTGCCCTTCCTCCTTCGGGAAAGAGGAACATAGCCGCCCTTGCGAGGGACTACGCCCTCCCCTCGGGGAAGAGGAACATCGCCGCACTCGCGAGGGACTACAGTCTGCCCTACGGAAAACGGTATTTGGACATTTTTTCGCGAGGAAGCGCGCCTCGTTTCCAACCTTACCCGGGCGACAAAAGGAATCTCGCCGCTCTCGTGAGGAACGGTGATCTCCCCATGATTAATTACAAGCGCAACGTCGCGGCTTTAGCTAGAGAATGGACTCTGCCAACGCAGAATAGGTACGGAAGGTCACTCGATACCATCGAGGCGAAGGCGGAACTGGGTAACCGCGAAGGTAGACAGCGGGAAACGTCGATCGAAGGGGACGCGTTCGGATATCGCGACAAAGCTCGGAAAATCGAAGGTGAGGATGCCAACGAGAGGAAGCTAGAGGCTCTGGCAGGTTCCAATAGATCGGCATCGAAACATGGAGATTCCAAGGATTCTAGAAAGGACAAATCCAAGGGTCAATCGCCGGGGAAAAAAGTGGTCAACGGCAAAAGGCCGAAGCGacaaatcgatttttcgaacgagtaTCCTCTTCCATTTATGCAGAAAACCAACGTACCCGATTACGAGGAAATGATAGAGGCGCTGACCGGTGAATATCCGAACACGGAGAAGAGATTCATGG GGAGAATTCCGCAGATGGGACCACGGCCGACGACCCCACCAACCCGTCGGCTCGGTCGTTAG